In Thermococcus sp. 21S7, the genomic window GTGTCTTCGAGGCCGTGGGGGACTACTTGGACGCCAACGACAAGAAGATGGGACCTCCGTTCGCGATAGGTGTTGACTCCGCCCAGGACTGGATTAAACCGGGTGTTATAATAGCGAGCATGATGAAACGTGTTGACGTTGGTGTTTACAATGCCGTCAAGCAGGCGGAGGAGAACCAGTTCCAGGGCGGCGTCGTTGAGCTCGGCCTCAAGGAGGGCGGTGTCAAGCTCTCAACCATAGAAGACGTCAAGGCCATGTTTGACTCCCTTCCTGCGGACGTCAAGGAGAAGAAGCTCAAGGATCTCGGCTTTGAGAGTGAGGACGAGCTTATACAGTTCCTTGAACAGACCAGGAACCAGGTTCCGGACTGGATTTGGGATGCCGTTGACGACCTTCAGAACCAGATAATCAACGGACAGATAATCGTTCCAAAAGCCACGTCTAAGGACCAGATTGAACTTCTCAGAAAGGCCGACGAGTGGAAGACCATGGAGGACTATGCCAAGAACTGGAGTGCGAACGAACCCAAGCCCGAAACGTACTTCAATGAGAGCCTCAACAGTAGACAGAACACGAAGAAGATAGCCATCGTCTACGACGTCGGCGGCAGGGGCGACCTGAGCTTCAACGACATGGCTTATTTGGGTGCCGAGAAGGCCGCCAAGGAGTTCGGCCTCCAGCTCGATGAGCTCCAGAGCAACAGCGAGAACGACTACCTTCCGAACCTCAGGAGCCTTGCCAAGAGCGGTGAGTACGACATCATCATTGCGGTCGGCTTTATGATGACCAACGCCGTCAAGCAGGTCGCCACGGAGTACCCGAACCAGAGGTTCGTTATCATCGATGGCTACGACCCGGAGATGCCGCACAACGTCCAGATGGTTCTCTTCAAGGAGAACGAGGGTTCAACCCTTGCTGGTGCCCTC contains:
- a CDS encoding BMP family ABC transporter substrate-binding protein, coding for MKKLFSLFLIGILALGVVASGCISGGEEKTGINILYTYTGSFGDPAKGKQAAQAQLQQGAWVIYQVAGGTGLGVFEAVGDYLDANDKKMGPPFAIGVDSAQDWIKPGVIIASMMKRVDVGVYNAVKQAEENQFQGGVVELGLKEGGVKLSTIEDVKAMFDSLPADVKEKKLKDLGFESEDELIQFLEQTRNQVPDWIWDAVDDLQNQIINGQIIVPKATSKDQIELLRKADEWKTMEDYAKNWSANEPKPETYFNESLNSRQNTKKIAIVYDVGGRGDLSFNDMAYLGAEKAAKEFGLQLDELQSNSENDYLPNLRSLAKSGEYDIIIAVGFMMTNAVKQVATEYPNQRFVIIDGYDPEMPHNVQMVLFKENEGSTLAGALAALIALNDNKDTIGIVLGMEIPVLYKFEGGYRFGAYWALDYYKNHKQ